The Flavobacteriales bacterium genome includes a region encoding these proteins:
- a CDS encoding PhnA domain-containing protein — MSLVNDLKNRANACELCGGNDQLSAYIVSPKTDELAENAVLVCNECNEQIQGNQPMNSARWRCLNDSIWSEHSAVKVLSYRLLQKIKDEGWPIDLLDMMYLTDEEMTWAKSGAEDGKVVHIDSNGAELATGDTVVLIKDLNVKGSSLVAKRGVAVRNIRLDPDNAEYIEGKVEGQNIVILTKYVKKS; from the coding sequence ATGAGTTTAGTAAATGATTTAAAAAACAGGGCAAATGCCTGCGAATTGTGTGGCGGAAATGACCAACTTTCTGCATATATTGTTTCGCCCAAAACAGACGAACTTGCTGAAAATGCCGTGTTGGTTTGCAATGAGTGCAATGAGCAAATACAGGGTAACCAACCCATGAATTCTGCCCGCTGGCGATGCTTGAACGACAGCATTTGGAGTGAGCATTCTGCTGTTAAAGTGCTATCTTATAGGTTGTTGCAAAAAATAAAAGACGAAGGTTGGCCTATTGATTTGTTGGATATGATGTATTTGACGGATGAAGAAATGACATGGGCAAAAAGCGGTGCAGAAGATGGAAAAGTAGTGCATATAGACAGCAACGGGGCGGAGCTTGCCACTGGCGATACCGTGGTTCTTATTAAAGATTTGAACGTAAAAGGCAGCAGCTTAGTGGCAAAACGGGGCGTTGCTGTAAGAAATATCCGGTTAGACCCTGACAATGCCGAGTACATTGAGGGCAAAGTAGAAGGTCAAAACATCGTGATTTTGACCAAGTACGTCAAAAAATCGTGA